ctctctccctgtatatatatatattaacctGCTTGtaaagttttttctttcaaatttttcaattgttgaaaCTCGAATTTGGCATGGTCtagtctttttaattttaaaaaattatcaaaaacataCGGATGGCCAATGCTTCTCCAATGGTCAAGTAATCATTGCCAACgacaacttcaatttttttatattacttctaaactttttctataaatactgctttaattttatttaattctttaaataatCATTCAACTCTCAATCAAGTCCATATAAAGGTGACAATTTCAATCTAAACTTAAGGTCTCTAACCTATCCTTACTCTAACAAAAAAGGGATTTCTTGATAGAAATATGGAAGAAGATGAGACAAGATGAAAAAATGTTCTTGGAATTAGGGATAGAGATACATATGTTCCCTCCTTGGCTCACTATGCCCTGCCCTATCATGCCTCATCTttgtcaatttatattaatatatttacttaaaatattaacatatttttataattttaaatcatttatatatttcaaatttatttttttttacatattaagatgattagtatatattatttgtagcATTTAAAATAGTATgttagttttagttttagttatttttattatttgatatgtttatattatgtttaaaggATACGGATAAAGGATTTTTTTCTACAAGTACATGGATAGAGAGGAGATTTTTTCCTATGAGAAAGGGACaggaaaaagatttttttcccACGGTTAAGGAATAGAGAAAAGATTTTTTCCTCCGGATAAAAGACATTGAATTTTTGTCATCCTCGTAACGGGTCTAGGATTGATACCCCTATAAGGACAAGGACGAAAAATACGGTCTTCAGCCCAGCTCctccccattgtcatccctaagCTCACATAATCTCTCAATTTctctattgtttttattttattttttaatcaatttagtcaattatatttcttttttttcaaattcatttcaaaataaatttaaattcaaatgaatgtaatcctttaaattattttgatagaaaattcaTATGCTCATAAAGAATCATATTCACAATTCTCATCgttagaaaaaaacaaaagtcaaCTGTTTGAGAGTATTTTagttatatgaaaaaaaaattattgacgACAAAATGGTTCAACACCCATTGTGGAAATATTATAGTTCTAGATTAATATGTGTGAATTTAGGTGGCATTACACATATTTGTAAGTATATCAACGAGCATTGCccaaaaaaaaagcaaaaaatcaCAACACATACAAAGGACAATAAGAAATTTTGTTCATAAGGTCAAAGTCACTATACAAGTCCTCTTATGTTGGCTCCTCCACTTTTGTAACAGGTCAGATATTTAACTTCCAAAGCCACGAGGAAATAAGCTAATTAGCCCCACAAcctattagttttttaataaaattatatatatctattttacgtatataaataaatatatatttatatatgttattatattacattttgAGATTTTGATTGACGTATCAATTTATAAAGTTAGTTGAAAGTATTTACAAAGTCACAAAGAAATAAGCTAATTAGTCTTATAACCCATTagtcttttaataaaattatgtatattcactttaactatataaacaaatattatccTTCGTCTTCTCCCATAAGTCAACTCTTTGTAAACATTTTGTTGTTGAACAGTAAATCCTGTCACGTGCATTTGATAGCCAAATTAGGAAAATAAACATTCAAAGCTTAgaaatagagtttgaatttgcTACGAGCAGTATAAACGtgttgaataaataaaaaattagataaaggAAAAGGGACAGCTATGCGATGTGATGCGATGCGAGTGAGTCCATGAAATAATCTTAGCCACTGAAACTTGCTTGCAAGATAAAACTaggctttttatttttccaatgcCTAGATACTACTAGGGAAGGGAGGGTGTCGGCAAAACTTTGGCATTTGAAAAACGGATGAATTGAAATGATTAAAAACTTTCCAATATCAGAGGAAATGAAGATTAATTATAGACTGCCACTCGTTGATCAAAGGTGGTGGTGAAGGAAGGGAGAAAGTGCTTTTGAAAAGTACGTCCACTTGAATGTGTCTTTGCCAAGAAGCTCTCATCTCATTGCCACTGCTTCCTTTCCTAGTGGGCATTTTCAACATCATCAATTATCTTTTTCTATTACATACATCATTACGCGTATACAGAATCACGattttaagaatatattaaatatataaatatttatgatgttatctttattattactaatataatatgatctatttttataaatgacaAGAAGATATGTCAAACGTGTTCAAGATCCGTTTGGAAATAGAAAATTCTAGAGGCGATAGTCAATTCTTTAGTTTATCAGACAAATGGTGATGGCCTGGCCAATGAATTAGTGGGAAGGAAGATTAAGATcagattaagaaaaaattaaataaataaatgaaaatgacgtttatttatttatttatttatttatttatttttggttggaAAGAAAATGGTTATTGTCAGTCATAGAAGAGAGTAATAACTTTTGTTACTTATCAAAATCCACCTTTGAGACTTGGTTAATAATCATAAGTAGGAGTGAAGTGGGTTCAGGTAATCTTTAATATCTATcgctaaaatattatttataattattatatttaattaaatataagattagattaaggtaaaattaaataattgatagataaatatttaaatttgagaataGATTAAACCtgagtgggaataagtattttggccaaaataaaactaatgaAACCTTTATTCTCAACTGAACTCATCCTATTTATTGAAAATAGATTCTCAATCCATcggattttaaaaataaaaaaaaaaaaataccgaAATTACACACTACGATCGGTTCTTCAGTTCAGGTCAATTCAACCTCCATTATCACTCGCTCACTTACACTAAACAGTACTAAACATTCCATTCCTGATTGGACTCGGACTTTAACGCTGTACCCACTCACTAGAACTCAGTTTCCACGCCGACGTGGCGATGAGTGGCCGAGTGTGCCACGCCAGCAGTAAACAACCGTTGTTCTCCTCCACCCTGTACCCGTCGCCACCTGCAAACAACGCCAACAACATGCTCGCCTGTTTGAACGCATTAGAACCCAGATGAACCGGGTCAAACCCAGCTGAAGTCAACCGAGTTCGCCACTGAGTCAACGTCTCGTGTCTCTCTGTTCTATCACAGCCTTCACACGCCACAATATTGCAAATTTGTCTCCCTAAATACACCTCCGACATCAACAAATCTTGACTCGCCAGGGCCACGGAAGACCCTTCCAACGAGTCAAACAAACTCGAGTAATAATGTAAAGCTTCAGTGAACCGATCCAAAAAAAGGGGACTGTTGTGATTAGCTTCCTGTTCAACAATTGTGATAATGTTAGGCTTCATCGCTTTAATCGATGACACAACCTTTTCGATCCCACCGGGACGAGCCAAAAGACGGTGAAGTTCAAAGACGGAATTAACAGCAATGGTTTCAACTTCAGGCCGAATATCGAGCATTTCAGGTTCAAGATCGGCAAGGCTATTGGTAACGAATCCGcggaattcaaattcaacaccAACGGTTTCAGCTAATTGGGCTAATTTCCAGCCGACCTCTCGCAAAGCGTCGGTGTTGTCGGGCTGAGGCGGGCCGATGCCGGTTAAACGGAAGGCGGGGGGGCCACCGGGCCTTAATGCAAGAGCTTGTATTAAAGCGGGCCATTGCATACCTTGCTTAAGACTGAAATCAATGACGTGCACTCGATTAGCAGTGGCAAAGGCTTCAAGAATAGCTTGATTAGCGGTGAAATGAGCAAACTTTAGATACGGGCAAGTCTCATAGAAGTGCATCTGAAGGATGTCGTTGTAAGACGATTCAAGAGCCTCTTTAGGGTATATTCGATAGATTCTTCTTGCTAAACCTTGGGCGAAATAAGTGGCAACTTTTCTCATGGCACCCGCTTGCGATGCAGCAAGTATACCTATGTGCTTCACCAGCGCATCAGCCAGTTTCAAATTATCTTGCTGAATTGCTTCTGCACAAGCCAAAAGTGTGTGGACGAGTTGAATCCCCGCTTCTTGCGAATCAACCACCACCACGGGACGTGTTGACTCAGTAATTGAACCAGTTCCTCCGCTACCTGATGCCCCACTAGGACTAATCTCAGTTTTAATCTTTTTGCGGTTGTTTTCAGCCTCTGTATCCGGTTGCGGGTACGCTGCAACGCCGGGGATTGCTCTGAGATCATACTCGGAATCATCGTTGAAAATTCTTGACGGCTTGAAGGAGGAAGATTCGGCAGGATGTTGAATTGGGCGAGGTTGAGTATCGAAAGTGTTGTTGTTGTTCAATTCGGAAAGCATACTCTCGACCCAAGCAGAGAGATCAGAGGGATTGTAGTGAACAGTGTCAGTGGCGAGATGCGAAATCCCATCTTCTTGAGCAGTACCCATAACCATCTCCAACTGTTCCAGCTTCTGAGCCACATCAGCCATGTCTGAAGTCCGTACCTTGTAACCCAAAACCTCCATTAACTCATCCATGCCGCCTGCATCTTGCTCATCTTCCCGCATCTTCGCCTTCGATAGATTTTCACATTTCATATCGCTTTCCCCAGCACCGCAGCCCGCGCCGCCACCACAATTTTCTTGACGATTCCTCTTCATGATTATCCAAGATTCTTGATTCTAAGAGGAACTGGTTAGGTTTTGGACATAGAAGTTGATGATTAAGGTTGAATTGGTAGAAATTTGAGTATATTATTCTTGGGAGAAATTGTGATAAAGAAATAGAGAAGCCATGGTTGGAAGGTCCAATGAAGGAATAGGTAGATATGAGAATGGCAGAGATAAGGAACATTGGAGGCCATAATAATggaacattttaatttttttcctacgctttaaaaaataaataaataaatgaaaatttgttttaatgaaagataaaaaaataataataataaatataaatctgaTCCGCTAAGTATTTAAAAGCGTCAAAAGAGAGAATCGTAGCAGCACCGCAATGCTACGCTAAAAAAGATGCCGTTGCTGCAGAAGTTGATTATGTACAGTGCAGCTGCAGCTACAGCTTGTGCAGATCAATGACTTACATCTCATATTACAAAATCGGACGGTGAGTATGAACCGTGGGCTCCATCTGTCAATCACATTTACAACTTTCTAATTCACTCGCTCTTTCTGCCTCTGTCCTTACACGCTCTCCTCTGTCCCTTTATTTTACTagggttattttaatttattaatccaatgaattcattttatataatataaattttgatttttatatttataaatttaacatatttttatattaaaattatataatagataaatattttaaattaatttattttatataattttgattatataattaaatatataaaatatatattatttaattttatttaatttttaatttaaaattattctattaaatattaattatatatttaaaattatataaatataattttattgttcccTGTACATATAATTTCGCAACTGTCACTGATGCTCGTACGATTCAAGTGGGCTTAACTGTTTTGCTTCTTACATGGCCACATGGTGCAAGATCATGGTCAACTTTAGATTTGAACGCGCGACGATGGATGTAAAAATCCGACGCCACAGTGATGAAGCTTGGTGTCCGTCAGAAGACATGTGGTTCCTTTATCAAAGCGTCTGTCCTTCACGCGCTACAGAGTCAGAACAGAGAAACCTGAAAACTCAAGGAACTGGGACCCACCCAATGGGTGAAGTGAAGGTGAGATCAAAGGGGGGAGATTCAGACGTCAACATCTGTTTTAGGACAATCATAACATCCTTGTGGGACCCCATCTAAAAAGTCACAGAAAATAGATACACACCGTTAAGATTAACGGCAAATAAAAGGCCGTTAGTTTCATCAGTTTAGTAACTTCAGCCTTTGCCCCTTCACGGCAGTTTATTGTTGACCTTAccaaatttagtaatttaaaataaaatgaattcaatttctttatgataaataaatattgaagcaCCTGAGAATATGAATTTTCTATAGACATTTTTACCCCCGCAATCTTTTATACGTCACTTTATGCTGTTGAGAGCATAAAGGGATCTTTATAAGCATATTACCttgatgttaaaaatatttatgattaatttcaaatatattttgatagatTGACGTTAtcgtataatttaaaaaaaaaaaaaaaaggtaaaacagAGGCAAAAGCCATAGTATTGGCACAATGACACCTCCTTTCACATTGATCCAATCACCACGTGGATACGCCACGTTGCACAGATTCCCTAATCTCGTGGTCCCCGACAactagatttataattttcattttattattaaaaaaaaataaaaagtagtGATTAAGTGCTTCTCGGGTGCACAGGAATTTTGATTGGAAAACGAGAAGAATCGTTCTCTGATGCCGGAGGGACAGACTCTCGACGCTCTCTTGGGCACGTggttggtttggtttggtttggtttggttctctcattttcttctcaattaCAAATATCGTATACATTagataaaaatagtaaatttaacttatatgatatttaatttgatttaatttaatttgaatttatataatttcaatttcaattaaatttaaataaaaagctttaatttatttaaaattgaattaaactctaatttgattcataatttaattataattatattaaataatattattttattaataaattataaattttaattataaatatgagtTATATAtctgaatcataaatttaaattataaattcaaataaaattatttttatttaaattatttttaatattaatttaataaatttaaattaaattattttttgtttaatcaaattcgaaaaaaaaaaaaggtgtttgGGGTCGGGTGAGCTATGACAAATAATAATGCGTTTGTCAATTAGTAAGTACTGTTAATCCGACCCCATCTATCATTAGTGCCGTAATAATTGGGTTTATTGCAGAAAACATGATTCTGTTTGTACAAAAATAGCATCAATTTTAGTACAAATCCAACGGTAAACGAACAAGTTTTGACCTCAATTGGCCGGTTTAAATTCTGAGatccttttataaatttatcaatttttttaattgctgTAATTTTCAGATTcgaaatttaaaattgattgggAAGAAGCTGGTCAAAATATGGAGACACAAAATCTGTAGCTTCACATGGTTGTCTGTATTCcccaattataattttattttgctcTTCTTCCATTTGTCATTGCATCTTGATACAATACAAGCACTCCTCGTTCAAAGAAGAttccttaattattttaattaacatcctaattaaattgattaagaaATACCATTACGTACAAtctaataattatgaaaatgcCAATCTCGATGCTAACAGTGATTATGATCCTATTCGTAAAACCTTTGTCTGGACAATAAAGACATTGTccaaacaaagatgaagatgaatctcagacgaatcatttttatctttatctagatgatgataaattattcaaatgaagatgatttaTTTAAACGACATCTATGTCATTCAGACACGGTTggtcatattaattttttaaactctagaagaaaaattataattttttaaaacttaattttgaaaaaaataatcatttttttaaactaaaaaaatgatataaacttttaagggttagtgataaaataataattttatttttaatttttatataaattaaataatgaataaatttttaaaatttggtaaataaGAATACGTATTTGCTCTAAACCTTGGTAGGATTAAGTCTGTCGGCCcctcttaattaattataaatctcTTCGATTATTGTTCCTTAAGTAATGACGCCGGCAAGTGGCTAAGATTAATATCTTAAGTAccattatttcaaattaatgattaattatacaCAAATTGCCACGTCGAATCAACGAGTCACTGAGTTCTACTGAGTAAGTAACTTATTAACTCGTAATTAATTTGTGGATTAGCCCCTCGTGTGCATTATTAAGCATTAGCAGACACACCCAATGTCTCCATCTATTTTCCAAATtaatggtaattaattaattatagactaatctgattttataattaatcttaaaatgtGCAAAGCATTGGTGGGATCAACACTAAGGGGAAAATGGTGTCAAATCAAAGTGGTCTCATCTGACTGGAGCACCACCGATTTTATGGTGGACCCCATCTTTATGACCGTCATCCGTACATCAGGACCCTCC
The genomic region above belongs to Mangifera indica cultivar Alphonso chromosome 15, CATAS_Mindica_2.1, whole genome shotgun sequence and contains:
- the LOC123198343 gene encoding DELLA protein GAI, with amino-acid sequence MKRNRQENCGGGAGCGAGESDMKCENLSKAKMREDEQDAGGMDELMEVLGYKVRTSDMADVAQKLEQLEMVMGTAQEDGISHLATDTVHYNPSDLSAWVESMLSELNNNNTFDTQPRPIQHPAESSSFKPSRIFNDDSEYDLRAIPGVAAYPQPDTEAENNRKKIKTEISPSGASGSGGTGSITESTRPVVVVDSQEAGIQLVHTLLACAEAIQQDNLKLADALVKHIGILAASQAGAMRKVATYFAQGLARRIYRIYPKEALESSYNDILQMHFYETCPYLKFAHFTANQAILEAFATANRVHVIDFSLKQGMQWPALIQALALRPGGPPAFRLTGIGPPQPDNTDALREVGWKLAQLAETVGVEFEFRGFVTNSLADLEPEMLDIRPEVETIAVNSVFELHRLLARPGGIEKVVSSIKAMKPNIITIVEQEANHNSPLFLDRFTEALHYYSSLFDSLEGSSVALASQDLLMSEVYLGRQICNIVACEGCDRTERHETLTQWRTRLTSAGFDPVHLGSNAFKQASMLLALFAGGDGYRVEENNGCLLLAWHTRPLIATSAWKLSSSEWVQR